Proteins found in one Pseudomonas marvdashtae genomic segment:
- a CDS encoding GlxA family transcriptional regulator, whose protein sequence is MPSAFESVLKNKNMAYRPQGAAPVGQAPVRVAFVLMDNFSMMSFTGAVDALVTANLMSDMPLYEVLTAGASGGQVTSDLGIVISTDIELAQLPDNLDVLIVAGGFRVKLQGTPLLRRKLGAHATSGAIVGGLWNGVFFVAEANLLDGFECAVHPESRATMAEMFPHVKVTSRAYVVDRERVSCAGANSSLRMMLQLIRRTGGEALVGAIEEILRCDESGDDATDLPPIFVETDPTLPESLKLALELMWQNVEEPLTIDELAACVKVSKRQLERRFCRFLGATPTRYYLELRLTRARQLIQQTNRSVTEIAVATGFVSSPHFQRRFRDFFGVPPGSYRTAFGRKQVSQ, encoded by the coding sequence ATGCCCAGCGCATTCGAAAGCGTACTCAAGAACAAGAACATGGCCTATCGCCCTCAAGGGGCTGCGCCTGTCGGACAAGCGCCGGTGCGCGTCGCGTTTGTGCTGATGGACAACTTTTCCATGATGTCGTTTACCGGCGCGGTGGACGCATTGGTCACCGCCAACCTGATGAGCGACATGCCGCTTTATGAAGTGCTGACGGCGGGCGCTTCGGGCGGGCAGGTGACGAGTGACCTGGGCATCGTCATTTCCACCGACATCGAACTGGCTCAGTTACCCGATAACCTCGACGTGCTGATTGTCGCCGGGGGCTTTCGCGTGAAGTTGCAAGGCACGCCGCTGTTGCGGCGCAAGCTGGGCGCCCATGCAACGTCCGGGGCCATAGTGGGTGGGTTGTGGAACGGCGTGTTTTTTGTGGCAGAGGCGAACCTGCTCGACGGTTTCGAATGCGCGGTCCATCCGGAAAGTCGGGCGACGATGGCCGAGATGTTCCCCCATGTGAAAGTCACCAGCCGCGCCTATGTGGTGGACCGCGAGCGGGTCAGTTGCGCGGGCGCCAACAGTTCGCTGCGCATGATGCTCCAGCTGATCCGTCGCACGGGCGGGGAGGCGTTGGTGGGGGCAATCGAGGAGATTCTTCGTTGCGACGAATCAGGCGATGACGCCACGGACCTGCCGCCGATCTTCGTCGAGACGGATCCGACGCTGCCGGAAAGTCTCAAGCTGGCGTTGGAACTGATGTGGCAGAACGTCGAGGAGCCGTTGACGATCGATGAGCTGGCGGCTTGCGTCAAGGTTTCCAAGCGCCAGTTGGAGCGGCGGTTCTGCCGGTTCCTCGGTGCGACGCCAACACGCTATTACTTGGAGCTGCGCCTGACTCGGGCGCGCCAGCTCATCCAGCAAACCAATCGATCGGTCACCGAAATCGCCGTCGCAACGGGCTTCGTCAGCTCCCCACATTTTCAACGACGCTTCCGGGATTTTTTTGGCGTTCCGCCCGGCAGCTACCGCACGGCATTCGGGCGAAAGCAAGTATCGCAGTGA
- a CDS encoding pirin family protein — protein MLTLRKATERGIARHGWLTSFHTFSFANYRDINQQGFSDLLVINDDRVAAAKGFGQHPHRDMEIFSYVLEGALEHKDTLGTGSVIRPGDVQLMSAGSGVAHSEFNHSADEPVHFLQIWIVPNVVGATPRYQQEHFSTEQKRGRLQLIISPDGAEGSLHVRQDARVYAGLFDGEESATLTLATDRYAYVHVARGSVELNGVALQEGDGVRVRNEQVLTLANGDDAEVLVFDLRPQELPQMP, from the coding sequence ATGCTGACCCTTCGCAAAGCGACTGAACGCGGTATCGCCCGTCACGGCTGGCTGACTTCGTTCCACACCTTTTCGTTCGCCAACTACCGCGACATCAACCAACAGGGTTTTTCCGACCTGCTGGTGATCAACGACGACCGCGTCGCCGCGGCCAAAGGCTTCGGCCAACACCCGCATCGGGACATGGAAATCTTCTCCTATGTGCTCGAAGGCGCGCTGGAGCACAAGGACACCTTGGGGACAGGCTCGGTGATTCGCCCGGGCGATGTGCAACTGATGAGCGCCGGCAGTGGCGTGGCCCACAGTGAGTTCAATCACAGCGCCGACGAACCGGTGCACTTCCTGCAAATCTGGATCGTGCCCAATGTCGTGGGTGCCACGCCGCGCTACCAGCAGGAACATTTCAGTACCGAACAGAAACGCGGCCGCCTGCAACTGATCATCTCCCCCGACGGCGCCGAAGGTTCGCTGCATGTTCGTCAGGACGCACGGGTGTATGCCGGGCTGTTCGATGGCGAGGAAAGCGCCACACTGACGTTGGCCACTGATCGCTACGCCTATGTGCACGTGGCCCGAGGCAGCGTCGAGCTCAATGGCGTGGCGTTGCAAGAAGGCGATGGCGTACGAGTGCGCAATGAGCAGGTGTTGACGCTGGCCAATGGCGACGACGCCGAGGTGCTGGTGTTTGACCTGCGCCCGCAGGAACTGCCGCAAATGCCATGA
- a CDS encoding ATP-binding protein, translating to MNSFVKPCTEPTVCFGPFVFHRQQRLVTRDASPLALGGRALDILQVLVAHAGAFVSKQTLIARVWPDSVVEDINLRVHIAALRRAFGEGRDGQRYILNHPRQGYCFAVPLALESVAQPPGTPPSARHNLPARLSPVIGRDKVLGRLLVEVPRQPLTTVVGPGGIGKTTVVLRAAELLLEHFADGAWFIDMAAINDAAQVPMRIAQALGLTGGALAQGLQPCRMLLVLDGCEHLIGACRELAATLRAAAPGVSLLLSSREALDLADENVVQLPGLAAASSREPGHQILACPAVQLLIDRVGARQQDFKPSERDLIPLARICRRLDGLPLALELAAAQVDVLGVAGVLEQLDHGLSLLSHGRRTAEARHRSLEAALDWSFERLSDDERTVFQRLAVFEVPFTLKAVMAVASCVDVKTARLPWLLSRLVAQSLVMVEQRAEGTRYHLLRTTRAYALEKLRGSGQWQLVHRRYALQQALQVRRSRPEAPGQRLEQRVGFF from the coding sequence ATGAACAGTTTCGTCAAACCCTGCACCGAGCCGACGGTGTGCTTCGGTCCGTTTGTCTTCCATCGCCAGCAGCGACTGGTTACCCGTGACGCAAGTCCCTTGGCGCTGGGCGGTCGCGCGCTGGATATTCTGCAAGTGTTGGTAGCGCACGCCGGTGCCTTCGTCAGCAAGCAAACGCTGATTGCCCGCGTCTGGCCCGACAGCGTGGTGGAAGACATCAACCTGCGGGTGCATATCGCGGCGCTGCGGCGAGCGTTTGGCGAGGGCCGTGACGGCCAACGCTACATCCTCAATCACCCCCGCCAGGGCTACTGTTTTGCCGTGCCGCTGGCGTTGGAGTCAGTTGCGCAACCACCCGGCACGCCGCCGTCCGCGCGGCACAATCTGCCCGCGCGCCTGAGTCCGGTGATCGGTCGCGACAAAGTCCTGGGCCGCTTGCTGGTCGAAGTGCCCCGCCAGCCGCTGACCACCGTCGTCGGCCCGGGTGGTATCGGCAAGACCACCGTGGTGCTGCGCGCAGCAGAGCTGTTGCTGGAGCACTTTGCCGACGGCGCCTGGTTCATTGATATGGCTGCCATCAACGACGCGGCGCAGGTCCCGATGCGGATTGCCCAAGCCCTTGGCCTGACCGGCGGCGCCTTGGCCCAGGGACTGCAACCCTGTCGGATGTTGCTGGTGCTCGATGGTTGCGAACACCTGATCGGCGCCTGCCGGGAACTGGCCGCGACGCTGCGGGCAGCGGCGCCGGGCGTATCGCTGCTATTGAGCAGCCGCGAAGCCCTCGATCTCGCTGACGAAAATGTCGTGCAATTGCCCGGCCTGGCGGCGGCCTCGTCCCGCGAGCCTGGGCATCAGATACTGGCCTGTCCGGCGGTGCAGTTGTTGATCGATCGAGTCGGCGCCCGCCAGCAGGATTTCAAGCCGAGTGAGCGCGACCTGATCCCCCTGGCGCGGATCTGTCGGCGCCTGGACGGGTTGCCGCTGGCGCTGGAATTGGCAGCGGCGCAAGTGGACGTGCTGGGCGTGGCCGGGGTTCTCGAGCAGTTGGACCACGGTCTGTCGCTGCTGAGCCATGGGCGTCGCACCGCCGAGGCGCGTCACCGAAGCCTGGAAGCGGCCCTGGATTGGAGTTTCGAACGCTTGAGTGACGATGAACGAACGGTTTTCCAACGCCTCGCGGTGTTCGAAGTGCCGTTCACGCTCAAGGCGGTGATGGCCGTGGCCAGTTGCGTGGACGTGAAAACCGCTCGATTGCCCTGGCTGTTGTCACGGCTGGTCGCCCAGTCGCTGGTGATGGTCGAGCAACGTGCCGAAGGGACTCGTTACCATCTGCTGCGCACCACCCGCGCCTATGCCTTGGAAAAGCTGCGCGGCAGTGGGCAATGGCAGCTCGTGCATCGACGCTACGCGCTGCAACAAGCGTTGCAGGTGCGCCGGTCACGACCCGAGGCGCCGGGCCAGCGACTGGAGCAGCGCGTCGGCTTCTTTTAG
- a CDS encoding GlxA family transcriptional regulator, with amino-acid sequence MKTVAMVLFPDFLLLDMAGPLEVFSIANRFLGPDQRYQLLTLGTERGPLRASNGVTVQADIHIDQAWAAYDILLVPGGPGAYNDRHPGLHTWLRASAQRATRYGSICTGAFVLGEAGLLDGHRVTTHWHYTERLIQRFPQALVETDKIFLQDRRLITSGGVTAGIDMALSIVAQDHGRKAALDIAKVLLVVMQRQGGQAQFSPSVAVIATQDSPVTRVQNYVMEHLEEPFTVERMAALAAMSARHFARVFVREVKMTPMEFLQGARIDRARQLLESTDFPLKTVAFRSGFGSVRHMRLLFSEKFGLTPVQYRQQFS; translated from the coding sequence ATGAAAACCGTTGCGATGGTGTTATTCCCCGATTTCCTGCTGCTCGACATGGCCGGGCCTCTCGAAGTGTTTTCCATCGCCAATCGTTTTCTCGGGCCGGATCAACGCTATCAGTTGCTGACCCTGGGCACCGAGCGAGGCCCGCTGCGGGCCTCCAATGGCGTGACGGTCCAGGCCGACATCCATATCGACCAGGCTTGGGCTGCCTACGACATATTGTTGGTGCCGGGCGGCCCTGGCGCCTACAACGATCGGCATCCAGGCTTGCACACCTGGTTGCGGGCCTCGGCCCAACGGGCCACTCGCTACGGTTCGATCTGTACCGGCGCCTTTGTGCTCGGTGAAGCGGGCCTGCTGGACGGGCACCGCGTCACCACCCATTGGCACTACACCGAGCGGCTGATCCAGCGCTTCCCCCAGGCATTGGTCGAGACCGACAAGATCTTTTTGCAAGACCGGCGCCTGATCACGTCGGGCGGCGTCACGGCCGGCATCGATATGGCCTTGTCCATCGTCGCCCAGGACCATGGGCGCAAAGCCGCGCTGGATATCGCCAAGGTATTGTTGGTGGTGATGCAGCGTCAGGGCGGGCAGGCGCAGTTCAGTCCGTCGGTAGCGGTGATCGCGACCCAGGATTCGCCGGTGACACGCGTACAGAACTACGTGATGGAGCATCTGGAAGAACCCTTCACCGTCGAACGCATGGCGGCCCTGGCCGCCATGAGCGCCCGGCATTTTGCCCGGGTATTCGTCCGGGAAGTCAAGATGACGCCCATGGAGTTCCTGCAGGGCGCGCGGATCGATCGGGCGCGGCAGTTGCTTGAGTCCACCGACTTTCCGCTCAAGACCGTGGCCTTTCGCAGCGGGTTCGGCAGTGTCCGGCACATGCGCCTGCTGTTCAGTGAAAAATTCGGCCTGACCCCGGTCCAGTACCGACAGCAGTTCAGTTGA
- a CDS encoding ATP-binding protein — translation MSQYLSLPVEQTLHFGPYRVHPRQRLVLEGGQPLRLGRRAVEILLVLLEHAGQVVSKQQLIARVWPKSVVEDTNLRVHVAALRKALGDGQAGQRYIVTVAQRGYSFVAPVTFESPEQLAHIPHPSLARNLPPRRTRMIGRQGMVEALVAQLPRKRFITLVGSGGIGKTTVALRVAERLIGHYRDGTYLLDLASLNDPAMIAPNLCALLDLSLQDGEPLETVIRPLKERHLLLVIDTCEHLIDAVALICETLLRGAPHLHILATSREGLRAEGEHVQRLDSLALPPRGMAIEGYPALAYPALQLFAERAIASQDDFELTDHEVPMVVDICQRLDGIPLAIELAAAQVGRFGLQELCRQLQDNVALLDHDIHASAPRQQTLRATLDWSFALLTACEQTCLRRLAVFMGSFNLASAAAVIVGQHVAPSQVLVSVSQLVAKSLLNVEIGDEEVRYRLLDTTRSYALEKLIDAGELAASQERHAERCLTLMEQAEKDWDTTPTRLWIERYAAYRDDIRAALDRGLGPHGSHSVAIRLTARTLPLWQELSLLREHGLYVSKARQLLRAGPSPCPKLTLALELAHASFNYHTEGGTPATVEAFVAARQLAWQCHDLPGELRAVSGQMTVNLSRGRYQEALEQWLAFDRLGLPGDPVLSLSAQRLRVLALHFTGDQGAARHHAEQVIQRLAQNGHPSRFTHGFGVQYEQSVAALTILARILWLQGFAEKARRTADLALQIALQINHGTSICYTLATAGCVIAHYAGDHLIARERLDLLKCQARKHSVMLFHDWACHYERAFDDAPLATYPTNTSLIEDIVVTLRPEAVSPRQIERAHSGAAGWCSAEILRATAHVLLAQNDPPVESQAEALLLAALDVARRQGALAWELRSALSLARLWQRQGQDEAAEDVLARVYRRFTEGFDTPDLKEADALLQSLARRLGS, via the coding sequence ATGAGCCAATACCTCAGCCTGCCCGTCGAACAGACGCTGCATTTCGGCCCTTATCGGGTCCATCCGCGCCAGCGCCTGGTGCTGGAGGGCGGGCAACCGTTGCGCCTGGGGCGGCGGGCGGTGGAGATTCTGCTGGTGCTGCTCGAACACGCCGGCCAAGTGGTGAGCAAGCAGCAACTGATCGCTCGTGTCTGGCCCAAGAGCGTGGTGGAGGACACCAATCTGCGGGTTCACGTGGCGGCACTGCGCAAGGCCCTGGGCGATGGGCAGGCCGGCCAGCGCTACATCGTCACCGTGGCGCAGCGCGGCTACAGTTTTGTCGCGCCGGTGACGTTCGAATCGCCCGAGCAACTGGCGCATATCCCGCACCCTTCGCTGGCGCGCAATCTGCCGCCGCGCCGCACCCGCATGATCGGCCGCCAGGGCATGGTCGAGGCGCTGGTGGCGCAACTGCCGCGAAAACGCTTCATCACCCTGGTGGGCAGTGGCGGCATTGGCAAGACCACCGTCGCCCTGCGGGTCGCCGAACGGCTGATCGGCCATTACCGTGACGGCACTTATCTGCTGGACCTGGCCTCGCTCAACGACCCGGCCATGATCGCGCCCAACCTTTGCGCCCTGCTCGATCTATCGCTGCAAGACGGCGAGCCGCTTGAGACCGTCATCCGGCCCCTCAAGGAGCGCCACTTGTTGCTGGTGATCGACACCTGCGAACACCTGATCGACGCCGTTGCCCTGATCTGCGAGACCTTGCTGCGTGGCGCACCGCATTTGCATATCCTGGCCACCAGCCGCGAAGGCCTGCGCGCCGAAGGCGAACACGTGCAACGCCTCGACTCACTGGCGCTGCCGCCACGGGGCATGGCCATTGAAGGTTATCCAGCCCTGGCTTACCCGGCGCTGCAACTGTTCGCCGAGCGGGCGATAGCCAGCCAGGACGATTTCGAGCTGACCGATCATGAAGTGCCGATGGTGGTGGATATCTGCCAGCGGCTGGATGGCATTCCCCTGGCGATCGAACTTGCCGCGGCCCAGGTGGGGCGCTTTGGACTGCAAGAGCTTTGCCGGCAATTGCAGGACAATGTCGCCCTGCTCGACCATGACATTCACGCCAGCGCACCGCGCCAGCAGACGCTGCGCGCCACGCTGGATTGGAGCTTCGCGCTGTTGACCGCTTGCGAGCAGACCTGTTTGCGACGCCTGGCCGTGTTCATGGGCAGCTTCAATCTCGCCTCGGCCGCGGCGGTCATTGTCGGCCAGCATGTCGCGCCCAGCCAGGTACTGGTGTCGGTCAGTCAGTTGGTCGCCAAATCCCTGCTGAATGTCGAGATCGGCGACGAAGAGGTGCGTTATCGCCTGCTGGACACCACCCGCAGCTACGCCCTGGAGAAGCTGATCGACGCAGGCGAACTCGCCGCCAGCCAGGAGCGCCACGCCGAGCGCTGCCTGACGCTCATGGAGCAGGCCGAGAAGGATTGGGACACCACGCCCACGCGGCTTTGGATCGAACGCTACGCGGCCTACCGTGACGACATTCGCGCGGCGCTGGACCGAGGGCTGGGCCCGCACGGTTCCCACAGCGTGGCGATCCGCCTGACCGCCCGCACCCTGCCCCTCTGGCAAGAGCTGTCGCTGCTCAGAGAGCATGGGCTTTACGTCAGCAAGGCCCGGCAATTGCTCAGGGCCGGTCCCTCGCCGTGCCCGAAATTGACCCTCGCCCTGGAGCTGGCCCACGCCAGTTTCAACTACCACACCGAGGGCGGCACACCTGCCACCGTCGAGGCGTTCGTCGCGGCCCGGCAATTGGCCTGGCAATGCCACGATTTACCCGGCGAGCTGCGGGCAGTGTCGGGCCAAATGACGGTCAACCTCAGCCGCGGTCGCTACCAGGAGGCGCTGGAACAATGGCTGGCCTTCGACCGGCTGGGGCTGCCGGGCGATCCGGTCCTGTCCTTGAGCGCCCAACGGTTGCGGGTGCTGGCGTTGCATTTCACCGGCGATCAGGGCGCGGCGCGGCACCACGCCGAGCAGGTCATCCAGCGCCTGGCCCAAAACGGCCACCCGAGCCGCTTCACCCACGGTTTCGGCGTGCAATACGAACAGAGCGTGGCGGCGCTGACCATCCTGGCGCGCATTCTCTGGCTGCAAGGGTTCGCCGAAAAAGCCCGGCGCACCGCCGACCTGGCGCTGCAAATCGCCCTGCAGATCAACCACGGAACCTCGATCTGCTACACCCTGGCGACAGCCGGTTGCGTGATCGCCCATTACGCTGGCGATCACTTGATCGCCCGGGAACGGCTCGATCTCTTGAAGTGCCAGGCCAGGAAGCATTCGGTGATGCTGTTCCATGACTGGGCCTGCCATTACGAACGCGCATTCGATGACGCGCCCCTGGCGACGTACCCAACCAACACCAGCCTGATCGAGGACATCGTCGTGACGCTGCGGCCAGAGGCCGTCAGCCCGCGGCAGATCGAGCGCGCCCACAGCGGCGCCGCAGGCTGGTGCTCGGCGGAGATCCTGCGGGCCACCGCTCACGTCTTGCTGGCGCAGAATGACCCGCCTGTCGAAAGCCAAGCCGAAGCGCTGCTGCTGGCCGCGCTGGACGTGGCCAGGCGTCAAGGCGCGCTCGCCTGGGAATTGCGCAGCGCCCTGTCGCTGGCCCGACTGTGGCAGCGCCAGGGCCAGGACGAGGCCGCCGAGGATGTGCTCGCCCGCGTCTATCGGCGCTTCACCGAAGGTTTCGACACGCCCGATCTAAAAGAAGCCGACGCGCTGCTCCAGTCGCTGGCCCGGCGCCTCGGGTCGTGA